The nucleotide window CCCGGCCGAACTGCGGCATGTCGGGCCAGCCGCGGCAGGAGACGAGGTTGCCGTCCACGACGTCGGGGGCGTCGATGACGGTCGCGCCCGCGTTCTCCATGTCACCGGTGATGGGGGGGAAGCACGCCGTCTTGCGGCCCTTCAGCAGTCCGTACACCGCCGGCACCTGTGCGCCGTGGCACACCAGCGCGATCGGGAGGTTGCGCGCGAAGAAGTGCTCGGTGATGCGCCTGACGTCGGGGTCGACGCGGATCCACTCGGGGGCACGCCCGCCGGGGATGATGAGGGCGTCGTAGCGCTCGACGTCGACCTCGGCCCAGGGCACGTCGACCGGCAGCTTCCGGCCGTTCTTCTCCACGTAGGCGTCGGAGTTGGGGTCGAACTCGTGGATGACCAGCTGAACGTCACGCATCGTCCGTGACGAGACGTCGACGTCCCAGCCGCCCTCCTGCACACGGTAGTAGGGATACATGGTGTCGAGCTCCTCGGCGGCGTCGCCGGTAAGGAGCAGTGCTCTGGGCACCTGCTTCTCCTCGCAACTGGGCGGGTGACGTGGATCCAATCCGATCCGATCCGACCCGGTTGCGTCAGCATTCCTCGACCCGGCCCGCCCGTCAAGCCCTTACCGTCATTCGTCCGAGCCCTTGACTTCGTCGAACAATCGCCGGAACCGCTCGCCGGACAGCAGGATGTGCCGGCGCATGGCGTAGGCGGCGGCGTCGGGGTCACGCGCGGCGATC belongs to Microbispora sp. ZYX-F-249 and includes:
- a CDS encoding DJ-1/PfpI family protein, whose product is MPRALLLTGDAAEELDTMYPYYRVQEGGWDVDVSSRTMRDVQLVIHEFDPNSDAYVEKNGRKLPVDVPWAEVDVERYDALIIPGGRAPEWIRVDPDVRRITEHFFARNLPIALVCHGAQVPAVYGLLKGRKTACFPPITGDMENAGATVIDAPDVVDGNLVSCRGWPDMPQFGRVMMEVFSKSINSASA